A window of Thermosynechococcus sp. NK55a contains these coding sequences:
- the mraY gene encoding phospho-N-acetylmuramoyl-pentapeptide-transferase gives MPSTKTRAAIEPRWLTGRRLFGLLAIGLLIASIAYDTGANHWQRPLQTLTVPYLVSFAIVAVLGMAVVPMLRRLKTGQIIREDGPQSHLQKSGTPTMGGIFFVPPGLGLALLWTGFAQGKLSPTVGAIALLVLWYAAIGWWDDWQVLRRKSNKGLSARLRLLLEGIGAALFCAWLVGSDPTATVVTAPWGWVWPLGMAFIPLAIFVPMAEGNALNLTDGLDGLATGTAAIALLALGMILSPYPDLQILAVVMSGACLGFLWHNHHPARVFMGDTGSLALGAVLAGIGLASHHLWELLIVSGLFFVESLSVIAQVLYYKATKGPDGVGKRLLRMAPLHHHFELGGWSELRVVTTFYGVVALLGLLCGLLQWLA, from the coding sequence ATGCCTTCCACCAAAACCAGGGCTGCGATTGAACCCCGTTGGCTAACGGGACGGCGGCTTTTTGGCCTTCTCGCCATTGGCCTCCTCATTGCTAGCATTGCTTACGATACAGGGGCAAACCACTGGCAACGGCCGTTGCAAACCTTAACGGTGCCTTATTTGGTGAGTTTTGCCATCGTGGCGGTTCTAGGGATGGCCGTCGTGCCCATGTTGCGGCGGTTGAAAACTGGGCAAATTATCCGCGAAGATGGCCCACAATCTCACCTGCAAAAATCGGGCACACCGACGATGGGGGGAATCTTTTTTGTGCCGCCGGGGCTGGGGCTAGCCCTCCTGTGGACAGGGTTTGCTCAGGGGAAGCTATCGCCAACGGTGGGGGCGATCGCCCTGTTGGTGCTTTGGTATGCGGCCATTGGCTGGTGGGACGACTGGCAAGTTCTGCGGCGCAAATCCAACAAAGGACTATCGGCTCGGCTGCGGCTCCTGCTGGAGGGCATTGGGGCGGCTCTTTTTTGTGCTTGGCTGGTGGGTAGTGATCCAACGGCAACGGTTGTGACGGCTCCCTGGGGATGGGTCTGGCCTTTAGGGATGGCATTTATCCCCTTAGCAATTTTTGTGCCGATGGCGGAAGGGAATGCTCTGAATCTTACCGATGGTCTCGATGGTCTGGCGACTGGGACGGCGGCGATCGCCCTCCTTGCTTTAGGGATGATTCTCAGCCCCTATCCCGACTTGCAAATTCTGGCCGTTGTTATGAGTGGTGCCTGTCTTGGCTTCCTCTGGCACAATCACCATCCGGCACGGGTGTTTATGGGGGATACCGGTTCCCTAGCCCTGGGGGCAGTCCTTGCGGGCATTGGCTTGGCCAGTCACCACCTCTGGGAACTGTTGATTGTCAGTGGTCTTTTTTTTGTGGAGTCCCTTTCAGTGATTGCCCAAGTGCTCTACTACAAGGCAACAAAAGGCCCCGACGGCGTGGGCAAGCGGCTGCTGCGCATGGCACCTCTGCACCATCACTTTGAGCTGGGGGGGTGGTCAGAACTGCGGGTGGTGACCACCTTCTATGGGGTCGTTGCCCTCTTGGGACTGCTCTGCGGCCTCCTGCAATGGTTGGCCTAA
- a CDS encoding zinc-binding dehydrogenase yields MKAAVLYGKEDVRIETVPDPTPGPGEVVIRVRAATTCGTDLKVWRRGGHARMLTPPILFGHEAAGEIVALGAGVTEWRVGDRVVANNSAPCGQCFYCQRQAFSLCPHLEFNNGTFAEYLKLPASIVRQNLLPIPECLSFALAALTEPLACVLHGVARSGFDPAMVETWPSPPQIVVLGDGAIGLMFVGVLAQQGARVLAFGGSDGRLAIATTFGAEQTINHHQCGEIPAVVKDWTEGRGADIVIEATGIPEVWETAIACGRPGATINLFGGCPRETAIRVDTERLHYEELTLKGVFHNTPPFVRQALQLIASGTLPFEKLISGQAPLTEIESVLQAMKARQVIKVALQP; encoded by the coding sequence ATGAAAGCCGCAGTGCTCTACGGCAAAGAAGATGTCCGCATTGAAACCGTCCCTGATCCGACGCCGGGGCCGGGGGAAGTGGTGATTCGGGTACGGGCCGCCACCACCTGTGGCACCGACTTGAAGGTATGGCGCCGCGGGGGTCATGCCCGGATGCTGACTCCGCCGATTCTCTTTGGCCATGAAGCTGCCGGGGAAATTGTTGCCCTTGGAGCTGGTGTGACTGAATGGCGGGTGGGCGATCGCGTGGTGGCCAATAATTCTGCCCCCTGTGGTCAGTGTTTTTATTGTCAGCGGCAGGCCTTTTCCCTGTGTCCTCATCTGGAGTTTAACAATGGCACCTTTGCCGAGTATTTGAAACTTCCTGCCAGTATTGTCCGCCAAAACCTTTTGCCCATTCCAGAATGCCTCTCCTTTGCCTTGGCAGCGCTGACCGAACCCCTCGCCTGTGTTCTCCATGGTGTTGCCCGCTCTGGCTTTGACCCGGCTATGGTGGAAACGTGGCCGAGTCCACCGCAAATTGTTGTCCTTGGGGATGGCGCCATTGGTCTAATGTTTGTCGGCGTGCTGGCACAACAGGGGGCACGGGTTCTTGCCTTTGGCGGTTCCGATGGGCGGCTGGCGATCGCTACCACCTTTGGGGCAGAGCAAACCATCAATCATCACCAGTGCGGGGAAATTCCCGCCGTCGTCAAAGACTGGACGGAAGGACGGGGCGCCGACATTGTCATTGAAGCCACTGGGATTCCTGAAGTCTGGGAAACGGCGATCGCCTGTGGTCGGCCGGGCGCCACGATTAACCTCTTTGGTGGTTGTCCCCGGGAAACGGCGATCCGCGTGGATACAGAACGCCTGCACTACGAAGAACTCACCCTCAAGGGGGTCTTTCACAACACTCCCCCCTTTGTCCGTCAGGCTCTGCAATTGATTGCCAGCGGTACACTGCCCTTTGAGAAGCTCATTAGTGGCCAAGCCCCCCTAACGGAGATTGAAAGTGTTTTGCAAGCCATGAAGGCACGCCAAGTGATCAAAGTCGCCCTGCAACCCTAG
- a CDS encoding murein transglycosylase A, with protein sequence MAGLWTGWLQGVIILAAGAIATAPTVAPLTRQSQLPPTVALDTALWQSRGERARLLQAIDHSLRYLRTEKARQDYAAYTAIGQPGAALGPNLQQRVIRSLERFRHLVQTRRSAAELQAAVKREFVFYQSIGADGQGRVEFTGYYAPTYRASLVPTAEYRYPLFRRPPNFEQWPEPHPTRLELEGADGQQWRNGPLRGLELVYLRDRLEAFLVHVQGSAELQLPNGRRFTVGYAGKTNHPYTSIGQELIRDGKIAREELTLPRLMAYFEANPAELDRYLPRNASFVFFEHTQGRPPTGSLSMPVTPERSIATDKSLMPPGALAVINTQIPLKAQGQWRQTPVSRFVLDQDTGSAIRGPGRVDIFMGTGDVAKARAGLVNTPGQLYYLLLRQ encoded by the coding sequence ATGGCGGGTTTATGGACAGGATGGCTTCAGGGGGTCATCATCCTCGCAGCGGGCGCGATCGCCACAGCACCAACGGTTGCTCCCTTGACGCGCCAAAGCCAACTTCCACCAACCGTTGCCCTAGATACTGCCCTCTGGCAATCCCGCGGTGAGCGAGCACGACTCCTCCAAGCCATTGATCATAGTTTGCGTTACCTGCGTACTGAGAAGGCCCGCCAAGACTACGCCGCCTACACCGCTATTGGCCAACCCGGAGCAGCCCTTGGCCCCAATCTCCAGCAGCGGGTCATCCGCTCCCTCGAACGCTTTCGCCATCTGGTACAAACCCGTCGCTCTGCGGCAGAACTGCAAGCCGCCGTCAAGCGAGAATTTGTTTTTTATCAATCCATTGGCGCCGATGGCCAAGGGCGAGTGGAGTTCACGGGCTATTATGCACCGACCTATCGTGCCAGCTTAGTGCCGACAGCAGAATACCGCTATCCTCTATTTCGTCGCCCCCCTAATTTTGAGCAGTGGCCAGAGCCGCACCCCACTCGCTTGGAACTGGAAGGGGCGGATGGGCAGCAGTGGCGCAATGGCCCTTTGCGGGGTCTGGAACTGGTCTATTTGCGCGATCGCCTTGAGGCTTTTTTGGTTCACGTCCAAGGCTCGGCTGAGCTGCAACTGCCCAATGGTCGCCGCTTTACCGTGGGCTATGCCGGCAAAACGAATCACCCCTACACCAGTATTGGCCAAGAACTCATTCGCGATGGCAAGATTGCCCGTGAGGAACTGACACTCCCGCGCCTCATGGCTTACTTTGAGGCCAACCCTGCTGAGCTCGATCGCTACTTGCCCCGCAACGCCAGTTTTGTCTTTTTTGAACACACCCAAGGGCGTCCTCCCACAGGCAGTCTCTCGATGCCGGTGACCCCAGAGCGTTCGATCGCCACCGATAAGTCTCTAATGCCACCGGGCGCCTTGGCGGTGATCAACACGCAGATTCCCCTCAAGGCCCAAGGCCAATGGCGGCAAACCCCCGTTAGCCGTTTTGTGTTGGATCAGGATACGGGCAGTGCTATTCGGGGGCCAGGTCGTGTCGATATTTTCATGGGCACGGGAGATGTCGCCAAAGCGCGCGCCGGTCTCGTCAATACGCCGGGGCAGTTGTACTATTTGCTACTGCGGCAATAG
- a CDS encoding tetratricopeptide repeat protein → MRQQLFSTLTVLAAFVGLSSAVVAQPMAIATLTPPELQELQRLMPRSAEDYYNVGLMHQGTGDLAAAIDAFSQAIRLNPSADYYFARGLAYYDQGDMQRAIADFTTALRNDPQFIAAYYNRGMAYLALQNYNAAIADFDAALARDPQFVAAYYSRGMAHFDSGNVELAQRDYERARALNPAMTAQYYDRAPRPLTGGP, encoded by the coding sequence ATGCGCCAACAACTCTTCAGTACTTTGACGGTTTTAGCTGCTTTTGTTGGTCTCAGCAGTGCTGTTGTGGCACAGCCGATGGCGATCGCCACCCTGACTCCCCCCGAACTTCAGGAACTGCAACGCCTGATGCCCCGCAGTGCCGAGGACTACTACAACGTGGGATTAATGCACCAAGGTACGGGGGACCTGGCCGCTGCCATTGATGCCTTTAGCCAAGCGATCAGACTCAACCCCAGTGCTGACTACTACTTTGCTCGCGGCCTGGCCTATTACGACCAAGGGGATATGCAGCGGGCGATCGCTGACTTTACCACTGCGCTGCGCAACGATCCACAGTTTATTGCCGCCTACTACAACCGCGGCATGGCCTATCTTGCCCTGCAAAACTACAATGCAGCAATTGCGGACTTTGATGCTGCCCTAGCACGGGATCCTCAATTTGTTGCTGCCTACTATAGTCGGGGCATGGCCCACTTCGACAGTGGGAATGTGGAACTGGCGCAACGGGACTATGAGCGTGCTCGCGCTCTCAACCCAGCCATGACCGCCCAGTACTATGATCGCGCTCCCCGTCCCCTCACCGGTGGTCCCTAG
- a CDS encoding DUF3134 domain-containing protein: MPLWRIGLRPTFTFLWPNVKLKDWIDCPYLVVTHRSMTLYNPSLYEEPISQKNLTAEGRSDRSILEWLQQTGRLIPRDANEADPIIDSTLDDMGEIEEFVGDSLGDYDEEEDLGLEE, from the coding sequence GTGCCACTGTGGCGGATTGGTCTGCGGCCAACGTTTACATTCCTATGGCCAAACGTTAAACTAAAAGATTGGATTGATTGCCCCTACTTGGTTGTTACCCATCGCTCTATGACCCTATACAATCCCTCGTTGTACGAAGAACCCATTTCCCAAAAGAACCTCACTGCTGAGGGGCGTTCTGATCGCTCAATTTTGGAATGGTTACAGCAAACCGGCCGCCTTATTCCCCGCGATGCCAATGAGGCAGACCCAATCATTGATAGCACCCTCGATGATATGGGTGAAATTGAGGAATTTGTGGGTGACTCCTTGGGCGATTACGACGAAGAAGAGGACCTAGGGCTTGAGGAGTAG